Proteins encoded in a region of the Nonomuraea helvata genome:
- a CDS encoding S8 family peptidase, whose translation MALAAMAAFTACSASTPATAPRKPAAPTGPEYLVFYAQGQQRQAQEAVERAGGTTVGGDARLGYLMASGSGGFVEQVGADRAVVGVSPDRSIGFATNHAGAGVTARSAAFPDAGSFTRSRSGEPLAGRQWDMRMIGADRANAKVPGSRQVLVGVIDTGVDGKHPDIAPNFNRELSRNFVTDKPKDEDGDTLDGPCEVSGCKDPVDEDDDGHGTHVASTIASPINGIGIAGVAPNVQIVNIRAGQDSGYFFLKPSLDALTYAADIGVDVVNMSYYVDPWLFNCTANPADTKKQQLEQQAIITGMQRALDYARQHNVTLISALGNESVDLGNPKVDKESPGYPAGEKKVRRIDNSCIDVPAESNGVISVSALGPSGRKAIYSDYGTEQTDLAAPGGDAVDGEGAKATRSILAAAPERVLRAAGRIDAKGEPKGADVVKDCTAGPCSYYQYLDGTSMAAPHATGVAAILVSRFGKPGKGGLELSPATVEDLLYKTATPKACPTPRQYVYKTYGQTVTQECQGDTADNGFYGHGVVDAWKAATAEP comes from the coding sequence ATGGCGCTTGCCGCCATGGCCGCGTTCACCGCCTGTTCCGCCTCCACCCCGGCCACGGCCCCGCGCAAACCCGCTGCCCCCACGGGCCCCGAATACCTCGTCTTCTACGCCCAAGGACAGCAGCGCCAGGCGCAGGAGGCCGTCGAGCGGGCAGGCGGGACCACGGTGGGAGGGGACGCCAGGCTCGGCTACCTCATGGCCTCGGGCAGCGGCGGATTCGTGGAGCAGGTGGGCGCCGACCGGGCCGTCGTCGGAGTGTCCCCCGACCGGAGCATCGGCTTCGCCACCAACCACGCCGGGGCGGGTGTGACGGCGCGGTCAGCGGCCTTCCCCGACGCGGGATCGTTCACCAGGAGCCGCTCGGGAGAGCCGCTGGCGGGCCGCCAGTGGGACATGCGGATGATCGGCGCCGACCGCGCCAACGCCAAGGTTCCCGGCAGCAGGCAGGTGCTGGTCGGCGTCATCGACACCGGCGTGGACGGCAAGCACCCCGACATCGCCCCCAACTTCAACCGCGAGCTCAGCCGCAACTTCGTCACCGACAAGCCCAAGGACGAGGACGGCGACACGCTCGACGGCCCCTGCGAGGTCAGCGGCTGCAAGGACCCCGTGGACGAGGACGACGACGGCCACGGCACCCACGTGGCCAGCACGATCGCCTCGCCCATCAACGGCATCGGCATCGCGGGCGTGGCCCCGAACGTCCAGATCGTGAACATCCGGGCCGGGCAGGACTCCGGGTACTTCTTCCTCAAGCCCAGCCTCGACGCGCTCACCTACGCCGCCGACATCGGCGTGGACGTCGTGAACATGAGCTACTACGTCGACCCCTGGCTGTTCAACTGCACGGCCAACCCGGCCGACACCAAGAAGCAGCAGCTCGAACAGCAGGCCATCATCACCGGCATGCAGCGCGCGCTCGACTACGCCCGCCAGCACAACGTCACGCTCATCTCCGCCCTCGGCAACGAATCCGTCGACCTCGGCAACCCCAAGGTCGACAAGGAGAGCCCCGGCTACCCGGCGGGCGAGAAGAAGGTCCGCCGGATCGACAACTCCTGCATCGACGTGCCGGCCGAGTCGAACGGCGTCATCTCCGTCTCCGCGCTCGGACCCTCCGGCCGCAAGGCGATCTACAGCGACTACGGCACCGAGCAGACCGACCTCGCCGCGCCCGGCGGCGACGCGGTGGACGGCGAGGGCGCCAAGGCCACCAGGTCGATCCTGGCCGCCGCGCCCGAGCGCGTGCTGCGGGCCGCCGGCCGCATCGACGCCAAGGGCGAGCCCAAGGGCGCGGACGTCGTCAAGGACTGCACGGCCGGCCCCTGCTCCTACTACCAGTACCTCGACGGCACCTCCATGGCCGCCCCCCACGCCACGGGCGTCGCGGCGATCCTCGTCAGCCGCTTCGGCAAGCCCGGCAAGGGCGGGCTCGAGCTCTCTCCCGCCACGGTCGAGGACCTGCTGTACAAGACGGCGACCCCGAAGGCGTGCCCGACGCCCCGCCAGTACGTGTACAAGACCTACGGCCAGACCGTGACGCAGGAATGCCAGGGCGACACGGCCGACAACGGCTTCTACGGACACGGCGTCGTGGACGCCTGGAAAGCCGCCACCGCCGAGCCGTGA